The Streptomyces sp. NBC_01244 genome contains a region encoding:
- a CDS encoding sensor histidine kinase, whose amino-acid sequence MTSSLDATASAAARDRPSARPAVQLPIALQANALQALCRQVFAFRLVMIALATPVVLSRTAPGAPTHLAGGAVLLTFLLSYVLLRDWERFGPLLLRHRWPLAVDWAFFGGLLFLTATPGSPLLLASVCTPLLAGIVYGRPGAAVYAVVQAAVVAVVAEALTLAVLCVLAGAAGASLRGLLLRFGTAGQALLETRARQAVAEAVQAERDHLSRELHDSVAKTLHGLALAADSLTRTSDPATLRRQAALVSGAARRAVAESRDVLADLRRDLDEPGVSLESELQARIAPGEAELRVTGTLPVVPAPVARHLLAVAGEALENARRHSGAARVTVEAAVAASELVLVIEDDGRGLPGAVDLSTLHGAGRFGLIGMTERAAAIGARLHIGARPDRQQGTQVRLALPLTALAAGRGA is encoded by the coding sequence ATGACCTCCTCGCTCGACGCCACGGCGTCAGCCGCCGCACGGGACCGTCCGTCCGCCCGCCCCGCGGTGCAGCTGCCGATCGCCCTCCAGGCCAACGCCCTACAGGCGCTGTGCCGCCAGGTCTTCGCCTTCCGCCTCGTGATGATCGCCCTCGCGACGCCGGTGGTGCTGAGCCGCACGGCGCCCGGCGCGCCGACGCACCTCGCGGGCGGCGCGGTCCTGCTCACCTTCCTGCTGTCCTACGTCCTGCTCCGCGACTGGGAGCGCTTCGGACCGCTGCTCCTGCGCCACCGCTGGCCCCTGGCGGTCGACTGGGCCTTCTTCGGCGGACTCCTGTTCCTGACGGCCACCCCCGGCTCCCCGCTCCTCCTCGCCTCGGTGTGCACTCCACTCCTCGCCGGGATCGTCTACGGCCGGCCCGGCGCGGCGGTCTACGCGGTGGTCCAGGCGGCCGTGGTGGCGGTGGTCGCCGAGGCCCTGACGCTGGCGGTGCTCTGCGTCCTGGCGGGCGCGGCCGGGGCCAGCCTGCGCGGCCTGCTCCTCCGCTTCGGGACGGCCGGCCAGGCCCTGCTGGAGACCCGAGCCCGCCAGGCGGTGGCGGAGGCGGTGCAGGCCGAACGGGACCACTTGTCCCGCGAGTTGCACGACTCCGTCGCGAAGACCCTGCACGGCCTCGCCCTGGCCGCCGACTCCCTGACCCGTACGTCTGACCCGGCGACCCTCCGCCGCCAGGCCGCCCTGGTGTCCGGGGCGGCCCGCCGCGCGGTGGCGGAGTCCCGGGACGTACTGGCCGACCTGCGGCGGGACCTGGACGAGCCGGGGGTGTCCCTGGAATCGGAACTCCAGGCCCGGATAGCCCCCGGCGAGGCCGAGCTGCGCGTGACCGGCACCCTCCCGGTGGTGCCCGCCCCGGTGGCCCGGCACCTGCTGGCGGTGGCGGGGGAGGCCCTGGAGAACGCCCGGCGGCACTCGGGAGCCGCGCGAGTCACGGTCGAGGCGGCCGTAGCCGCGTCTGAGCTGGTGCTGGTGATCGAGGATGACGGCCGGGGCCTCCCGGGTGCCGTGGACCTCTCGACGCTGCACGGCGCGGGCCGCTTCGGCCTGATCGGCATGACGGAACGCGCGGCCGCGATCGGCGCCCGCCTCCACATAGGGGCCCGCCCGGATCGGCAGCAGGGGACACAGGTCCGCCTGGCCCTTCCTCTGACGGCCCTTGCCGCCGGGAGGGGTGCGTGA
- a CDS encoding response regulator transcription factor, translating to MAPLRVLIADDNPVVRAGLAALLGTAEDIQVAAEAADGREALHLTRLHTPDVVLLDVRMPGVDGISALPHLVQLAPVLMLTYSQESEIVRETLLLGAGGYLVHGEFTPDHLVAAVRDVRAGRAHFSPTAASAVLAELRTSSHPQRTVGQSTERLPNHAVFGLSSREEEVMGLIASGMSNQQIAASCFISEKTVKNHINRIFAKLQTATRSEAIARWLGTARPGVAGHG from the coding sequence ATGGCGCCGCTGCGCGTGCTCATCGCCGACGACAACCCGGTCGTACGGGCCGGCCTGGCGGCCCTCCTGGGCACCGCCGAGGACATCCAGGTGGCGGCAGAGGCGGCGGACGGGCGCGAGGCGCTCCACCTGACTCGGCTCCACACCCCGGATGTGGTCCTGCTGGACGTACGGATGCCGGGCGTGGACGGCATCTCGGCGCTGCCGCACCTCGTGCAGCTCGCGCCGGTGCTGATGCTGACGTACAGCCAGGAGTCGGAGATCGTCCGGGAGACGCTGTTGCTGGGTGCGGGCGGCTACTTGGTGCACGGCGAATTCACGCCGGATCACCTCGTCGCAGCGGTCCGCGACGTCCGCGCCGGCCGGGCGCATTTCAGCCCGACGGCGGCCAGCGCGGTGCTCGCAGAACTCCGGACCTCTTCGCATCCGCAACGAACTGTGGGACAGTCGACGGAGCGTCTTCCCAACCATGCTGTGTTCGGGCTGAGTTCACGTGAGGAGGAGGTCATGGGTCTCATCGCTTCCGGCATGAGTAACCAGCAGATCGCAGCCAGTTGTTTTATCAGCGAGAAGACGGTCAAGAACCACATCAACCGGATCTTCGCGAAGCTCCAGACCGCTACGCGCAGCGAGGCGATAGCCCGTTGGCTGGGAACCGCCCGTCCGGGGGTGGCTGGCCATGGGTAG
- a CDS encoding pilus assembly protein TadG-related protein, with translation MTGPGSRDRGQVLPFYVAMMACLLFAALAFVVVGMAGATRSDAQGAADAAALAAAREARDNLLVGMDLLTLTPADWEDILDGDRLNLNGACAKASDFAASNGATAECSPGVLRFTVTTETRQAIGDTVIPETENMKGHAAATAVIEPRCTLQPGPTPTATPSPSATPGPVVIDCRGRGEVKVNPSTPGSLTKLARQLFNVRLIN, from the coding sequence ATGACCGGCCCTGGCTCGCGTGACCGGGGCCAGGTCCTCCCTTTCTATGTCGCGATGATGGCCTGCCTGCTCTTCGCCGCGTTGGCCTTCGTCGTCGTCGGTATGGCGGGGGCCACGCGCAGCGATGCGCAGGGTGCCGCCGATGCGGCGGCGCTCGCCGCTGCCCGGGAGGCCAGGGACAACCTGCTCGTGGGCATGGATCTCCTCACGCTCACACCCGCTGACTGGGAAGACATTCTTGACGGTGATCGGCTGAACCTGAACGGGGCTTGCGCGAAGGCGAGCGATTTTGCCGCCTCGAACGGTGCCACTGCGGAATGCAGCCCTGGCGTTTTGAGGTTCACCGTCACCACGGAGACTCGCCAGGCGATCGGGGACACGGTTATCCCCGAAACCGAGAACATGAAGGGCCATGCCGCGGCGACTGCCGTGATCGAGCCTCGGTGCACCCTGCAGCCGGGGCCGACCCCCACAGCGACGCCGTCGCCCAGCGCGACACCCGGTCCGGTCGTCATCGACTGCAGGGGCCGAGGTGAGGTCAAAGTGAACCCCTCAACTCCAGGTTCATTGACCAAGCTGGCGAGGCAGCTCTTCAATGTGCGACTGATCAACTGA
- a CDS encoding OmpA family protein: MTKRHRTTAATAVAGLVIAGAHFVGATSAYADDVTPSVPPGTEPSASAPPPIRPDSPGLKLPQGGILAPSKVLDMVEVVEDIGGEERRQETNQTVMMALQSEVMFPEDSAIFNAQAAARIQAIAQEINTQKATTVRVFGFTDDQGSYEHGKELSKKRADAVQAELAKTVTNPGITFDVRGYSEDYPIADNGTEEGRKKNRRVEITFPRSVK, encoded by the coding sequence ATGACCAAACGCCATCGCACCACAGCTGCCACAGCCGTTGCTGGCCTCGTCATCGCCGGGGCCCATTTCGTCGGCGCGACCAGTGCCTACGCGGACGATGTCACGCCGTCTGTGCCCCCGGGCACCGAACCTTCGGCCTCTGCTCCTCCGCCCATCAGGCCCGACTCCCCGGGGCTGAAACTTCCGCAGGGCGGCATCCTCGCACCCTCCAAGGTGCTGGACATGGTCGAGGTAGTCGAGGACATCGGGGGCGAGGAACGGCGCCAGGAGACGAACCAGACCGTCATGATGGCGCTGCAGTCCGAGGTGATGTTCCCCGAGGACAGTGCCATCTTCAACGCTCAGGCCGCCGCCCGTATCCAGGCCATCGCGCAGGAGATCAACACCCAGAAGGCCACCACCGTCCGGGTCTTCGGCTTCACCGACGACCAGGGCAGCTACGAGCACGGCAAGGAACTCTCCAAGAAGCGCGCCGACGCGGTCCAGGCCGAGCTGGCGAAGACGGTGACCAATCCCGGCATCACCTTCGACGTACGCGGCTACAGCGAGGACTACCCGATCGCTGACAACGGCACCGAGGAAGGCCGCAAGAAGAACCGTCGCGTGGAGATCACCTTCCCGCGCAGCGTCAAGTAG
- a CDS encoding helix-turn-helix domain-containing protein, whose product MTARTTPTERQKRLGYELRRMRTSAGMSAEFAASLLAVDRGAISAMESGTRAISTERLRTLAANCQVDDERYIAGLTDMALPAGPRWWDRYRGQVPQGFMDIAELESRSIRMRVAYPLHMPGLLQTSDHALAVFRMVIPALPEHEVALRLALRIERQKVLDGENAPAFVAVVHEAALRMRFGSADVLRAQLNHLIQRSQQDNVTLLVLPFEAGGFPGAGQTVLYAEGPTAQLDTVQIDNSHGPDFLHAETQLAKYRGHFELMERLALPPGPSREFIRAIASEL is encoded by the coding sequence ATGACCGCGAGGACAACTCCCACCGAGCGCCAGAAGCGACTGGGTTACGAACTGCGCCGAATGCGCACGTCAGCAGGGATGTCGGCCGAGTTCGCGGCGAGCCTCCTGGCCGTGGACCGGGGCGCGATCTCCGCGATGGAGTCGGGCACGCGCGCCATCTCGACGGAACGGCTCCGCACCCTGGCAGCCAACTGCCAGGTGGACGACGAGCGATACATCGCCGGACTGACGGACATGGCCCTGCCCGCCGGCCCTCGATGGTGGGACCGCTACAGGGGTCAAGTACCTCAAGGCTTCATGGACATCGCCGAGCTGGAGTCCCGGAGCATCCGCATGCGGGTTGCCTACCCGCTCCACATGCCGGGGCTGCTGCAGACCTCGGATCACGCCCTCGCCGTGTTCCGCATGGTCATCCCCGCACTCCCCGAGCACGAGGTCGCATTGCGGCTGGCACTGCGCATCGAGCGCCAGAAGGTCCTGGACGGCGAGAACGCTCCCGCGTTCGTGGCCGTCGTGCACGAGGCCGCACTACGGATGCGGTTCGGCAGTGCGGACGTCCTGCGGGCACAGCTGAACCACTTGATCCAGCGCTCCCAACAGGACAATGTGACCTTGCTAGTCCTCCCGTTCGAGGCGGGCGGCTTTCCTGGAGCGGGACAAACGGTGCTCTACGCGGAGGGGCCCACGGCGCAGCTCGACACTGTGCAGATCGACAACTCACACGGGCCCGATTTCCTCCACGCCGAGACCCAACTCGCGAAGTACCGAGGTCATTTCGAGCTGATGGAGCGGCTGGCGCTACCCCCGGGGCCCTCCCGGGAGTTCATCCGCGCCATCGCGAGCGAACTGTGA
- a CDS encoding ATP-binding protein: MLSPFMPASPGCFDACPPSDEPPSPDGLSCSLTVPGEPYSAQIARSTVRSVLHAHRLDRVVPAAVQVVGELIAAAWYLDPGRSLYLALRHREGALRLTVYDGHPPHAHPRLAAHCEARRRAALRVMAAVVRDCGGAWGFGESREPGGGTRTWASLPVAGAAGYLTS; the protein is encoded by the coding sequence ATGCTCAGCCCCTTCATGCCCGCCAGCCCCGGCTGCTTCGACGCTTGTCCGCCGAGCGACGAGCCGCCGTCTCCCGACGGGCTGTCGTGCAGCCTGACCGTGCCCGGGGAGCCGTACAGCGCGCAGATCGCGCGCAGCACCGTACGGTCCGTGCTCCACGCCCACCGCCTCGACCGTGTCGTACCCGCCGCCGTGCAAGTCGTCGGCGAACTCATTGCCGCGGCCTGGTACTTGGACCCGGGCCGGAGCCTCTACCTCGCCCTCCGTCACCGCGAGGGGGCGCTGCGCCTCACCGTGTACGACGGGCACCCGCCCCACGCCCACCCCCGCCTCGCCGCCCACTGCGAGGCCCGCCGCCGGGCCGCCCTGCGGGTCATGGCCGCCGTCGTGCGGGACTGCGGCGGGGCCTGGGGGTTCGGGGAGTCGCGGGAGCCCGGCGGCGGGACGCGGACCTGGGCGAGTCTGCCGGTCGCGGGGGCCGCCGGGTACCTCACCTCCTGA
- a CDS encoding nuclear transport factor 2 family protein, which produces MEPSRVVEALWDRIQARDWDGVALLVAPDAVVEWPVSGERIVGGKNYVAVNREYPEGWVIRVLRIVAAGDEVVSEVEVPHESLGVFRAASFWTVRDGRIVRGTEYWTSLGADTRPEWRAAFTEPPQPDTAG; this is translated from the coding sequence ATGGAGCCGTCGAGAGTCGTAGAGGCACTGTGGGACCGGATCCAGGCACGGGACTGGGACGGCGTCGCCCTGCTGGTCGCGCCGGACGCGGTCGTCGAGTGGCCGGTCAGCGGTGAACGCATCGTGGGCGGCAAGAACTACGTCGCGGTGAACCGTGAGTATCCGGAGGGCTGGGTGATCCGTGTGCTGCGGATCGTCGCCGCCGGCGATGAGGTCGTCTCCGAGGTGGAGGTCCCGCACGAAAGCCTCGGGGTATTCCGTGCGGCGTCGTTCTGGACCGTCCGCGACGGACGGATCGTCCGCGGGACGGAGTACTGGACGAGCCTCGGCGCCGACACCCGCCCGGAGTGGCGGGCGGCTTTCACCGAGCCCCCGCAGCCGGACACCGCAGGCTGA
- a CDS encoding RNA polymerase sigma factor, whose amino-acid sequence MDEALLRSLTPNVLGILVRRGADFAAAEDAVQEALLEAVRVWPEDPPRDPKAWLVTVAWRRFLDATRADTARRRREDRVEEEPAPGPAPAVDDTLQLYFLCAHPSLTPSSAVALTLRAVGGLTTRQIAAAYLVPEATMAQRISRAKRTVSDVRFDSPGDVGTVLRVLYLVFNEGYSGDMDLAAEAIRLTRRLAASIDHPEVSGLLALMLLHHARRATRTTPDGGLIPLAEQDRGRWDRALIAEGIGILHPALARDRLGEFQAQAAIAALHADAQRTEETDWVQIVEWYDELVRLTDSPIARLNRAVAVGEADGPRAGLAALAELDATLPRHTAVAAYLHERDGDLAAAARLYAEAAHQAPNLAERDHLTRQAARLNSARRRG is encoded by the coding sequence ATCGACGAGGCCCTCCTGCGGAGCCTCACCCCGAACGTCCTCGGAATCCTCGTCCGCCGCGGAGCAGACTTCGCGGCGGCCGAGGACGCCGTCCAGGAGGCCCTGCTCGAAGCGGTGCGCGTCTGGCCCGAGGACCCTCCCCGGGATCCGAAGGCCTGGCTGGTCACGGTGGCCTGGCGCCGGTTCCTCGACGCGACGCGGGCGGACACCGCCCGCCGCCGTCGCGAGGACCGGGTGGAGGAGGAGCCCGCGCCCGGCCCCGCGCCCGCGGTGGACGACACGCTCCAGCTCTACTTCCTGTGCGCCCACCCGTCGTTGACCCCGTCCTCCGCCGTCGCGCTCACCCTGCGCGCCGTAGGCGGACTCACGACGCGCCAGATCGCGGCGGCCTACCTCGTCCCCGAGGCGACCATGGCGCAGCGCATCAGCCGCGCCAAGCGGACCGTCTCCGACGTCCGCTTCGACAGCCCCGGCGACGTCGGCACGGTCCTGCGCGTCCTCTACCTGGTCTTCAACGAGGGCTACTCCGGGGACATGGACCTCGCCGCCGAGGCCATCCGCCTCACCCGTCGCCTGGCGGCCTCCATCGACCACCCCGAGGTGTCCGGGCTCCTTGCCCTGATGCTGCTCCACCACGCCCGGCGCGCGACGCGCACCACCCCCGACGGCGGCCTGATCCCCCTCGCCGAGCAGGACCGCGGCCGCTGGGACCGGGCGCTGATCGCCGAGGGGATCGGCATCCTCCACCCGGCCCTCGCCCGCGACCGGCTGGGCGAGTTCCAGGCGCAGGCCGCCATCGCCGCCCTCCATGCCGACGCGCAGCGCACCGAGGAGACCGACTGGGTGCAGATCGTGGAGTGGTACGACGAGCTGGTCCGGCTCACCGACAGCCCGATCGCCCGCCTCAACCGCGCGGTGGCGGTCGGCGAGGCCGACGGCCCGCGCGCCGGCCTGGCGGCCCTCGCGGAACTGGACGCCACGCTCCCCCGCCACACGGCGGTGGCCGCGTACCTCCACGAACGCGACGGCGACCTGGCAGCGGCGGCCCGCCTGTACGCCGAGGCGGCCCACCAGGCCCCCAACCTCGCGGAACGCGACCACCTGACCCGCCAGGCGGCCCGCCTGAACTCCGCCCGCCGGCGCGGGTGA
- a CDS encoding YciI family protein yields the protein MAKYLLLKHYRGAPAAANDVPMSEWAPEEITAHIQYMRDFADRLEGSGEFVDGQALAPEGTWVRYDGEGRPPVTDGPFAETKDLIAGWMVIDVDSYERAVELAGELSAAPGAGGKPIHEWLELRPFLAAPPTVPECH from the coding sequence ATGGCCAAGTACCTGCTTCTCAAGCACTACCGCGGCGCCCCGGCTGCCGCCAACGACGTCCCCATGAGCGAGTGGGCGCCGGAGGAGATCACGGCCCACATCCAGTACATGCGCGACTTCGCGGACCGGCTGGAGGGCAGCGGCGAGTTCGTCGACGGTCAGGCCCTCGCCCCCGAGGGGACCTGGGTCCGCTACGACGGCGAGGGCCGGCCGCCGGTCACCGACGGCCCCTTCGCCGAGACGAAGGACCTGATCGCCGGGTGGATGGTGATCGACGTCGACAGCTACGAGCGCGCCGTCGAGCTGGCCGGTGAGCTGTCGGCGGCCCCCGGGGCGGGCGGCAAGCCCATCCACGAGTGGCTGGAGCTGCGCCCGTTCCTGGCGGCGCCGCCCACCGTCCCCGAGTGCCACTGA
- a CDS encoding APC family permease: MSKRAGSDGGGLRAGSLGTLDSIVLAVAGCGPAYTVAATIPALIATVGVASPAVLLYCAIPMTGIALAFRHLGRLDVNAGASYAWVARTLHPFLGFLSGWALVVAATAFLVSATLPAGSATLALISPELAAHTGLATAVGAGWFLLMAGVVAQGARISPYTRRILTGLQLVLLLAFAVAALVKDGNAADFSLSWFGFGHFDASHSFVAGALIAGVSYWGWDVSSNLNEETRTGRRSFGLGGLIGVAVSFAIFVVFTIATNILIGADAVRNNPDGFLSVLGDAVWPGWGGRLLVLAVVLSMIATLETSLLQATRTLFAMGRDRTVPAAFGRIHRDWQTPSVATATVAAVALLLVAVSATAGSGTQFVRDAVSGIGLHIAFYYALAGLAAVVAYRKVLFRSVGTFLLVGLWPLGGALFMIWIFAMSVPELTGSALAIGLGALALGLIPMTFSRLQGVSYFRPRPLDPEQDVFYEEQGSGPGSGPGLAGAERRDDVLTDY, translated from the coding sequence GTGAGCAAAAGGGCCGGCAGCGACGGGGGCGGCCTGCGCGCCGGCAGCCTGGGGACGCTCGACTCCATCGTCTTGGCGGTCGCGGGCTGCGGGCCGGCGTACACCGTCGCCGCGACGATCCCCGCGCTCATCGCCACCGTCGGGGTCGCGAGCCCCGCGGTGCTCCTGTACTGCGCGATACCGATGACCGGCATCGCGCTGGCCTTCCGTCATCTGGGCCGCCTCGACGTCAACGCCGGGGCGAGCTACGCCTGGGTGGCGCGCACGCTGCACCCCTTCCTCGGCTTCCTCAGCGGCTGGGCCCTGGTCGTCGCCGCGACGGCCTTCCTCGTGTCGGCCACCCTCCCGGCCGGCAGTGCCACCCTCGCCCTCATCAGCCCGGAACTGGCCGCGCACACCGGCCTGGCCACGGCCGTCGGCGCGGGCTGGTTCCTGCTCATGGCGGGCGTGGTGGCGCAGGGGGCCCGGATCAGCCCGTACACCCGCCGGATCCTCACCGGCCTCCAGCTCGTGCTGCTCCTGGCCTTCGCCGTCGCCGCCCTGGTCAAGGACGGGAACGCGGCGGACTTCTCGCTCTCCTGGTTCGGCTTCGGCCATTTCGACGCGTCGCACAGCTTCGTCGCCGGCGCGCTGATCGCGGGAGTCAGCTACTGGGGCTGGGACGTCTCCAGCAATCTCAACGAGGAGACCCGCACCGGTCGCCGTTCCTTCGGCCTCGGCGGCCTGATCGGCGTCGCGGTGTCGTTCGCGATCTTCGTCGTCTTCACCATCGCCACCAACATCCTCATCGGGGCGGACGCGGTACGGAACAACCCCGACGGCTTCCTCTCCGTGCTCGGCGACGCCGTATGGCCGGGCTGGGGCGGCCGGCTGCTCGTCCTCGCCGTCGTTCTGTCCATGATCGCCACCCTGGAGACGAGCCTCCTCCAGGCGACCCGCACGCTCTTCGCCATGGGCCGCGACCGCACCGTGCCCGCCGCGTTCGGCCGCATCCACCGCGACTGGCAGACGCCCTCGGTCGCCACGGCCACCGTGGCGGCGGTGGCTCTCCTGCTCGTCGCGGTGTCCGCCACGGCCGGCTCCGGCACGCAGTTCGTACGGGACGCCGTCAGCGGCATCGGCCTGCACATCGCCTTCTACTACGCCCTCGCCGGCCTGGCGGCCGTGGTCGCCTACCGCAAGGTGCTGTTCAGGTCCGTGGGCACCTTCCTCCTCGTCGGGCTGTGGCCGCTCGGCGGAGCCCTGTTCATGATCTGGATCTTCGCGATGTCGGTGCCGGAACTGACCGGCAGCGCCCTCGCCATCGGCCTCGGGGCGCTCGCTCTGGGTCTGATCCCGATGACCTTCTCCCGGCTGCAGGGCGTCTCCTACTTCAGGCCCAGGCCGCTGGATCCCGAACAGGACGTCTTCTACGAGGAACAAGGCTCCGGACCGGGCAGCGGACCCGGCCTCGCGGGGGCCGAACGGCGGGACGACGTGCTCACCGACTACTGA
- a CDS encoding SH3 domain-containing protein, whose translation MSASRCTSAALVVAAVTATCLLPAVPAFAAGSPHIRFSQPYVPSIAAGKTGRVVIVAETGGDPALSSRFRITAPERTTFPEARFYWNGDRAGAPCTLSGNARQLTCDAGTRAGFAFPADSGTRLGVLVRVDADAPEGTTLDGGEWAAGAGSSPGLYAVSTPVTGPKGDDGQDGHDGKPGHGGKPGHHGKPGRPGPKGDKGDQGERGEKGERGDRGDRGEKGDRGEKGEHGPKGPQGPKGPKGPKGDAGPQGPKGDQGPAGGPQGPRGETGAPGPKGDTGPAGGPKGDTGAAGPKGDTGNPGPAGPAGVPGPGGPQGPKGDTGPAGGPKGDKGDKGDRGDRGNTGPAGPTGSRGPGGPKGDQGPKGNRGPGGPKGDQGPRGPQGPKGDKGKPGTCKCGKDHGGKDHGGKGDKPGKPTARIVSDKLHVRTGPGTHYKKTGAIKHGTEVQVLCKTNGTSVDGNTLWYKLADGRGWIAARYAENLNRIPSC comes from the coding sequence TTGTCTGCTTCCCGCTGCACGTCGGCCGCCCTGGTCGTCGCGGCCGTCACCGCGACCTGCCTGCTGCCGGCCGTGCCGGCTTTCGCCGCCGGCTCGCCGCACATCCGGTTCTCCCAGCCGTACGTCCCCTCGATCGCCGCCGGAAAGACCGGCCGCGTGGTGATCGTGGCGGAGACCGGCGGCGATCCGGCGCTCAGCAGCAGATTCCGGATCACCGCGCCGGAGCGGACGACCTTCCCCGAGGCCCGCTTCTACTGGAACGGCGACCGCGCGGGCGCGCCCTGCACCCTCTCGGGCAACGCCCGCCAGCTGACCTGTGACGCCGGGACCCGGGCGGGCTTCGCCTTCCCGGCGGACAGCGGCACCCGGCTGGGCGTACTCGTACGGGTGGACGCGGACGCCCCCGAGGGCACGACGCTCGACGGCGGCGAGTGGGCGGCCGGGGCGGGCTCCTCGCCCGGTCTGTACGCGGTGTCCACCCCGGTGACGGGCCCCAAGGGCGACGACGGCCAGGACGGCCACGACGGGAAGCCGGGCCACGGCGGAAAGCCCGGTCACCACGGCAAGCCGGGCCGCCCCGGCCCCAAGGGCGACAAGGGTGACCAGGGCGAGCGCGGCGAGAAGGGCGAGCGCGGGGACCGCGGCGACCGCGGTGAGAAGGGTGACCGCGGCGAGAAGGGCGAGCACGGGCCGAAGGGTCCGCAGGGCCCCAAGGGACCCAAGGGACCGAAGGGCGACGCGGGACCGCAGGGACCGAAGGGCGACCAGGGCCCGGCCGGAGGCCCCCAGGGCCCGAGGGGCGAGACCGGGGCACCCGGCCCGAAGGGTGACACGGGCCCGGCGGGCGGCCCGAAGGGCGACACCGGGGCAGCCGGGCCGAAGGGCGACACGGGCAACCCCGGTCCGGCGGGACCGGCGGGAGTGCCCGGACCGGGCGGACCCCAGGGCCCCAAGGGCGACACCGGCCCGGCCGGCGGACCCAAGGGCGACAAGGGTGACAAGGGCGACCGCGGTGACCGCGGGAACACCGGCCCGGCCGGACCGACCGGTTCGCGCGGACCGGGCGGACCGAAGGGCGACCAGGGCCCGAAGGGCAACCGCGGACCGGGCGGACCCAAGGGCGACCAGGGCCCGAGGGGACCGCAGGGCCCGAAGGGCGACAAGGGCAAGCCCGGCACGTGCAAGTGCGGCAAGGACCACGGCGGTAAGGACCACGGCGGCAAGGGCGACAAGCCCGGCAAGCCGACGGCCCGCATCGTCAGCGACAAGCTGCACGTCCGCACCGGCCCCGGCACCCACTACAAGAAGACCGGCGCGATCAAGCACGGCACCGAGGTCCAGGTGCTGTGCAAGACCAACGGCACCTCGGTCGACGGCAACACCCTTTGGTACAAGCTCGCCGACGGCCGCGGCTGGATCGCCGCCCGCTACGCCGAGAACCTGAACCGCATCCCCTCCTGCTGA
- a CDS encoding TetR/AcrR family transcriptional regulator translates to MNDEDARTRLLDAAEALFYAEGIQAVGMDRIRAESGIPLKRLYRLYPAKESLVTAYLERRDRRWMGSLRAAVAGQADPVGAVFEWLARWFSEPGFRGCAFLNAYGELGAGPAGVLDVVRRHKAELRALLADAAGPGREGLAEQLLLLVEGATVVAALEPGPGAAVRAREAAYVLVRAGGGIHAAAE, encoded by the coding sequence ATGAACGACGAAGACGCCCGCACCCGCCTGCTCGACGCCGCGGAGGCGCTGTTCTACGCCGAAGGCATCCAGGCCGTGGGCATGGACCGGATCCGCGCCGAGTCGGGGATCCCGCTCAAGCGGCTCTACCGCCTCTACCCGGCCAAGGAGTCCCTGGTCACCGCCTACCTGGAGCGCCGCGACCGCCGCTGGATGGGGAGCCTGCGCGCAGCGGTCGCGGGGCAGGCCGACCCGGTCGGGGCGGTCTTCGAGTGGCTCGCCCGATGGTTCTCGGAGCCGGGCTTCCGCGGCTGCGCGTTCCTGAACGCGTACGGGGAGCTGGGCGCGGGGCCCGCAGGGGTGCTGGACGTCGTACGCCGCCACAAGGCGGAGCTGCGGGCTCTGCTGGCCGACGCCGCCGGGCCGGGCCGGGAGGGGCTGGCGGAGCAGTTGCTGCTGCTGGTCGAGGGGGCGACGGTGGTCGCGGCCCTGGAGCCGGGCCCGGGAGCGGCGGTGCGGGCGCGCGAGGCGGCGTACGTCCTGGTCCGGGCCGGCGGAGGGATTCACGCGGCTGCCGAGTGA
- a CDS encoding nuclear transport factor 2 family protein — MTATHSVRPPLPPFTEESARAKVQAAEDAWNSRDPERVSLAYTEDSAWRNRDRFLTGRAEIRAFLADKWERELEYRLRKELWAYTDNRISVRFEYEWHDMSGQWWRSHGNEQWEFDAAGLMRRREASINDIPIDESDRRL, encoded by the coding sequence GTGACCGCTACCCATTCCGTGCGACCGCCGCTGCCGCCCTTCACCGAGGAGTCCGCCCGCGCCAAGGTGCAGGCCGCCGAGGACGCCTGGAACAGCCGCGACCCCGAACGCGTCTCCCTCGCCTACACCGAGGACTCCGCCTGGCGGAACCGCGACCGCTTCCTGACCGGCCGCGCCGAGATCCGCGCCTTCCTCGCCGACAAGTGGGAGCGCGAGCTGGAGTACCGCCTGCGCAAGGAGCTGTGGGCGTACACCGACAACCGCATCTCGGTGCGCTTCGAGTACGAGTGGCACGACATGAGCGGCCAGTGGTGGCGCAGCCACGGCAACGAGCAGTGGGAGTTCGATGCCGCAGGCCTGATGCGCCGCCGCGAGGCCAGCATCAACGACATCCCGATCGACGAGTCGGACCGCCGCCTCTGA